A part of Kitasatospora acidiphila genomic DNA contains:
- a CDS encoding LysR family transcriptional regulator — MLDVRRLVLLRDLEVHGTVTAVADLHGVTPSAVSQQLRLLEEETRIRLLERTGRSIHLTAAGRRLSMDTEHVLAALEHARIRLHTEAESPAGPLRLACFPSALVPLAAPLGKALEETCPDVQLHITEAEPDAAVRLLLQRRADLALTYRYDNLATPPPSGVETRTLRADPLVAILPCDHPAARSAHAPIELRELADTLWITAPAQTACGDAVLQACRSAGFTPEVRNICTDFSAMIALAESAGHTALIPRMAATHLPPALIARPVTDGTLARTIEIAIRHDTAHEPAIAACLNTLHTLLKGPA, encoded by the coding sequence ATGCTCGATGTCCGACGACTCGTTCTCCTCCGTGACCTGGAGGTGCACGGCACGGTAACTGCCGTGGCCGATCTCCATGGCGTCACTCCCTCCGCGGTCTCGCAGCAACTGCGGCTGCTGGAAGAGGAGACCCGCATCCGCCTCCTGGAGCGCACAGGCCGTTCCATCCACCTCACGGCCGCGGGTCGTCGGCTGAGCATGGACACCGAGCACGTGCTCGCCGCTCTCGAACATGCCCGCATCCGCCTGCACACCGAAGCCGAAAGCCCCGCAGGCCCCCTCCGTCTCGCCTGCTTCCCCAGCGCCCTCGTTCCCCTGGCCGCCCCTCTCGGCAAGGCTCTGGAAGAGACCTGTCCGGATGTGCAGCTCCACATCACCGAGGCCGAACCCGACGCCGCTGTACGGCTGCTGCTCCAGCGCCGTGCCGACCTCGCCCTCACCTACCGGTACGACAACCTGGCCACGCCCCCACCCTCGGGCGTGGAGACCCGGACACTGCGAGCTGACCCCCTTGTCGCCATCCTGCCCTGCGACCACCCGGCAGCCCGGTCGGCCCACGCTCCCATCGAACTGCGGGAGCTGGCAGACACACTGTGGATCACCGCCCCGGCGCAGACCGCATGCGGAGATGCCGTCCTCCAAGCCTGCCGGTCAGCCGGGTTCACTCCCGAGGTGAGGAACATCTGCACCGACTTCTCCGCCATGATCGCTCTCGCCGAAAGCGCCGGCCACACGGCCCTGATCCCCCGCATGGCCGCCACCCACCTACCGCCCGCACTGATCGCGCGACCGGTGACGGACGGCACCCTCGCCCGCACGATCGAGATCGCCATCCGCCACGACACGGCACACGAACCCGCGATCGCCGCCTGCCTCAACACGCTGCACACGCTCCTGAAGGGACCAGCGTGA
- a CDS encoding trypsin-like serine peptidase: MLLPTAAFAAEPESITTHSGATTDQERSRIDAYWTPARMKLAGALVPEATPVPGDDNTPDDPRPLPPNTLDPGAVWTHGGAVNESVGRLFFTFSDGYDGSCTATVVNSANRSTIITAAHCLRGVGAPAIDKTWNHNLYFVPGYRNGTKPLGGFSIKNAATSSRWDADPSKTTSSDVAVAGYDTGILVANRSAQGRRIAEVTGSQRIAFTKPVEDEFIHTFGYPKDQLNNPSAKYNGSRMIHCAGPAQPGPKAPLLWGEPCDMSHGASGGPHLARFDTRTGVGTVVGVTTTSGDLAGGQANTLYATRLGDSAHRLYDWAQTRPA; encoded by the coding sequence GTGCTGCTGCCGACCGCGGCCTTCGCTGCGGAACCGGAGTCCATCACCACGCATTCCGGCGCCACGACCGACCAGGAGCGCAGCCGGATCGATGCCTACTGGACGCCCGCGCGGATGAAGCTGGCGGGTGCCTTGGTCCCTGAGGCCACCCCCGTGCCCGGGGACGACAACACGCCTGACGATCCGCGCCCGCTTCCCCCGAACACGCTTGATCCCGGGGCCGTTTGGACGCACGGCGGCGCGGTGAACGAGAGCGTCGGCCGTCTCTTCTTCACCTTCTCCGACGGCTACGACGGCAGTTGCACCGCAACGGTCGTCAACAGCGCGAACCGCAGCACCATCATCACGGCAGCGCACTGTCTGCGGGGCGTCGGGGCTCCCGCCATCGACAAGACGTGGAACCACAACCTCTATTTCGTGCCCGGCTACCGCAACGGCACGAAACCGCTCGGCGGCTTCAGCATCAAGAACGCGGCCACGTCCTCCCGTTGGGACGCCGATCCGAGCAAGACGACCTCGAGCGATGTCGCTGTCGCCGGTTACGACACCGGAATCCTGGTAGCGAACCGTTCTGCCCAGGGACGGCGGATCGCGGAGGTCACGGGAAGCCAGCGGATCGCGTTCACCAAGCCCGTCGAGGACGAGTTCATCCACACCTTCGGGTACCCGAAGGACCAACTCAACAACCCCAGCGCCAAGTACAACGGATCACGCATGATCCACTGCGCCGGACCGGCCCAGCCCGGCCCCAAAGCCCCCCTCCTGTGGGGTGAGCCCTGCGACATGTCACACGGGGCGAGCGGTGGTCCCCACCTCGCACGGTTCGACACCCGGACCGGCGTCGGCACCGTCGTCGGCGTCACCACCACCAGCGGCGACCTCGCGGGCGGCCAGGCCAACACGCTCTACGCCACCCGCCTGGGCGACAGCGCCCACCGCCTCTACGACTGGGCGCAGACGCGACCGGCCTGA
- a CDS encoding carboxymuconolactone decarboxylase family protein, with the protein MTTASETPVLDTLAAMTLDSVERCGLPAGNLVLTRIAALVAMDAPEVSYLAHIGAAVESGLTADQVQDVLVAIAPIVGTARVMSAATRIADALGFAIAVAEAEAGG; encoded by the coding sequence ATGACGACAGCGTCCGAAACCCCCGTCCTCGACACCCTCGCTGCCATGACCCTCGACTCGGTCGAACGGTGCGGCTTGCCGGCGGGCAATCTCGTCCTCACCCGGATCGCGGCTCTCGTCGCCATGGACGCGCCGGAGGTCTCGTACCTCGCCCACATCGGCGCCGCCGTGGAGTCCGGCCTCACCGCCGACCAGGTGCAGGACGTCCTCGTGGCCATCGCGCCGATCGTCGGCACGGCTCGGGTGATGTCGGCGGCGACCCGCATCGCCGATGCGCTCGGATTCGCCATAGCCGTGGCCGAGGCCGAGGCGGGAGGGTAG